A genomic segment from Chitinophaga niabensis encodes:
- a CDS encoding prolyl oligopeptidase family serine peptidase produces MSKINHKHVAMSVMMTFTAGSLAAQQNAPLVYPVTKKVDTVDDYHGKKIADPYRWLEDDHSAETKEWVDAQNKVTQDYLATIPFRGKIKQRLEALWNYPRYGSPFREGQYYYFYKNDGLQNQAVLYRQLGLDGAPEVFIDPNKLSDKGTAALGSLSFSKDGKYLAYLVAKAGSDWQEAFVMDVATKQLLGDRLDWIKFSGLSWKGDGFYYSRYDKPDEKSKLSKKNEFHKVYYHKMGTTQEQDELIYVDKEHPLRNAGVGLTEDERFLILSTTEGTSGRELWYRDLQDAAQKDFALLVKGFDYDPGVIENVGDKLLMRTNHDAPNFKVVLVDPKHPAKENWKVVIPEQKEVLLGVGTAGGRLFANYLKDASSRIEQYDFSGKLERSITLPGIGTAGGFGGKAEDKTLFYTFTSYIAPPTIYKYDIQSGASEVFRKTEVKFNPADYETKQVFFTSKDGTKVPMFLSYKKGIRQDGKNPVLLYGYGGFNIPSTPSFSVSNLFFMEQGGIYAVVNLRGGNEYGEAWHKGGMLDKKQNVFDDFIGAAEYLISTKYTVPGKLAIRGGSNGGLLVGACMTQRPDLFKVALPAVGVLDMLRYQKFTIGWAWAVEYGSSEKPDQFQYLVKYSPLHNLKKGTQYPATLITTADHDDRVVPAHSFKFASALQEAHKGSNPVLIRVETQAGHGAGKPTSKLIEEATDIWAFVMYNLGMKM; encoded by the coding sequence ATGTCTAAAATTAACCATAAGCATGTTGCCATGAGTGTAATGATGACTTTTACGGCGGGCAGTTTGGCAGCACAGCAGAACGCTCCATTAGTTTATCCCGTTACCAAAAAAGTAGACACGGTAGATGATTACCACGGGAAAAAGATCGCAGACCCTTACCGCTGGCTGGAAGATGACCATAGCGCAGAAACAAAGGAATGGGTAGATGCACAGAATAAAGTGACGCAGGATTACCTGGCCACCATCCCTTTCCGGGGTAAAATAAAACAACGCCTGGAGGCTTTATGGAACTATCCCCGGTACGGATCTCCCTTCCGCGAGGGCCAATATTATTATTTTTATAAGAACGACGGTTTGCAGAACCAGGCTGTTCTGTATCGCCAGTTAGGGCTGGATGGCGCCCCTGAGGTGTTCATTGATCCCAATAAGCTCTCTGATAAGGGCACTGCCGCCCTGGGCAGCCTTAGTTTTTCCAAAGATGGCAAATACCTGGCCTACCTGGTGGCCAAAGCAGGGTCAGACTGGCAGGAAGCCTTTGTAATGGATGTGGCTACCAAACAACTGCTGGGCGACCGGCTGGATTGGATCAAATTCTCCGGTCTTTCCTGGAAGGGAGACGGTTTTTACTATAGCCGCTACGATAAACCGGACGAAAAGAGCAAACTCTCCAAAAAGAACGAGTTCCATAAAGTGTATTACCACAAAATGGGCACCACGCAGGAGCAGGATGAGCTGATCTACGTGGATAAAGAACATCCTTTGCGTAATGCCGGCGTGGGTTTAACGGAAGACGAACGTTTCCTGATCCTCAGCACTACAGAAGGCACCAGCGGCCGCGAACTCTGGTATCGCGATCTGCAGGATGCTGCCCAGAAGGATTTTGCCCTGCTGGTGAAAGGCTTTGATTATGATCCCGGTGTAATTGAAAATGTGGGGGACAAACTGCTGATGCGCACCAACCACGATGCACCTAATTTCAAAGTAGTACTGGTAGACCCTAAGCATCCCGCTAAAGAAAACTGGAAAGTGGTGATCCCTGAACAAAAAGAGGTATTGCTGGGCGTAGGTACGGCAGGAGGCAGGCTGTTTGCCAATTACCTGAAAGATGCTTCCTCCCGGATCGAGCAATACGACTTCAGCGGTAAGCTGGAACGCAGCATCACCCTGCCGGGTATTGGTACTGCAGGAGGTTTTGGTGGAAAGGCAGAGGATAAAACCCTCTTCTATACCTTCACTTCCTATATAGCACCGCCTACTATCTATAAATATGATATCCAGTCCGGCGCATCCGAAGTTTTCCGTAAAACAGAGGTAAAGTTCAACCCGGCTGATTATGAAACAAAACAGGTGTTCTTTACCAGTAAGGATGGTACCAAAGTACCGATGTTCCTCTCTTATAAGAAGGGGATCAGGCAGGATGGCAAAAATCCGGTACTGTTGTATGGTTATGGCGGATTCAATATTCCTTCCACGCCTTCCTTCTCTGTTTCCAACCTCTTCTTTATGGAACAGGGGGGCATTTATGCAGTGGTAAACCTCCGCGGCGGTAATGAATATGGTGAAGCATGGCACAAAGGCGGTATGCTGGATAAGAAGCAGAATGTGTTTGACGATTTCATTGGTGCGGCAGAATACCTGATCAGCACTAAATATACTGTTCCCGGTAAACTGGCCATCCGTGGAGGATCTAACGGTGGATTGCTGGTTGGTGCCTGTATGACGCAGCGCCCGGACCTGTTCAAGGTAGCTTTGCCTGCCGTGGGTGTACTGGATATGTTACGTTACCAGAAATTCACCATCGGCTGGGCATGGGCAGTGGAATATGGTTCCAGTGAAAAACCGGACCAGTTCCAGTACCTGGTGAAATACTCGCCGCTGCATAACCTGAAAAAGGGTACGCAATATCCTGCTACCCTCATCACTACAGCTGATCATGACGACCGTGTGGTACCTGCGCACTCATTCAAGTTTGCTTCTGCACTGCAGGAGGCGCATAAAGGCAGCAACCCGGTATTGATCCGCGTGGAAACGCAGGCAGGGCATGGGGCTGGTAAACCTACCTCTAAACTGATAGAAGAGGCTACGGACATCTGGGCCTTTGTGATGTATAACCTGGGTATGAAGATGTAA
- a CDS encoding SDR family oxidoreductase: MMKVLITGSNGLLGQYLVELLSSLPAYEVIATGRGANRLRMQKGYQYESVNLADESAVKRLIERTAPDVIIHAGAMTQADDCERSKDACWMVNVTATRYLLQGAEKAGAFFLFLSTDFVFDGLSGPYKEEDAVNPVNYYGASKVAAERIVKQAKVPWAIARTVLVYGVADDPRRSNIITWVKSNLEQKKKLKVVNDQWRTPTLVQDLAEGCKRIIDKKAEGIFHLSGKDMLTPYDMAMQVANYLNLDTKLFEKVDASSFKQPAQRPAKTGFVIDKAERELGFAPRSFEEGLKLVIEQLPEK; this comes from the coding sequence ATGATGAAAGTATTAATCACAGGGAGCAACGGGCTCCTGGGGCAATACCTGGTAGAACTCCTTTCCAGCTTACCGGCATACGAAGTAATTGCTACGGGCAGAGGCGCCAACCGGCTACGGATGCAAAAAGGCTATCAATATGAATCTGTAAACCTGGCAGATGAATCTGCCGTAAAAAGATTAATAGAAAGAACGGCCCCTGATGTGATCATTCATGCCGGCGCCATGACGCAGGCGGATGACTGTGAACGCAGTAAAGATGCCTGCTGGATGGTGAATGTAACGGCTACACGTTACCTGCTGCAGGGTGCAGAGAAAGCAGGTGCTTTCTTCCTGTTCCTTTCCACAGACTTTGTTTTTGATGGTCTCAGCGGCCCATACAAAGAAGAGGATGCCGTGAATCCTGTGAATTATTACGGTGCCAGCAAGGTGGCGGCGGAACGCATTGTAAAACAGGCGAAAGTTCCCTGGGCCATTGCAAGAACAGTACTCGTATATGGCGTGGCCGACGATCCCCGCCGCAGCAATATCATTACCTGGGTAAAAAGTAACCTGGAACAAAAGAAGAAACTGAAGGTGGTAAATGACCAGTGGCGTACCCCTACACTGGTACAGGACCTGGCGGAAGGATGTAAACGCATCATCGATAAAAAAGCAGAAGGCATCTTTCACCTGTCAGGAAAAGATATGCTTACCCCTTATGATATGGCCATGCAGGTGGCTAATTACCTCAACCTGGACACGAAGTTGTTTGAGAAGGTAGATGCTTCCAGTTTTAAACAACCCGCACAAAGACCTGCAAAAACAGGGTTTGTGATCGATAAGGCAGAGCGCGAGCTGGGATTTGCGCCGCGTAGTTTTGAAGAAGGATTGAAGCTGGTGATAGAACAATTGCCTGAGAAGTGA
- a CDS encoding HU domain-containing protein gives MLQQYITEVLFKQQSCSVPQVGTFTIQHIPAHFSVVDQVLTPPRQQVNFDTRWEDDGSCLHWISQKENLVDAVASLKLDKYLQQFRESLQTGQPIDLPGVGSLRLDPFGQIRFTPQELPDAWQPIALQQVLRPESAPKVLQGTTEVVNHEVVEHMSAIPEEFESQGRFRWWWVIVPLLLIAGGIAIYLLKDEWQSASIVPAEKDTTSQQAIAPVTDSLPAMQPEPVSDSINYYVVFQTFRTQGEAQKMYEKRIRWEQNEVVMFTAKDSATYNLAVPFRTLPADTTMAKDSVEHRFKVPKSAIRIEE, from the coding sequence ATGCTACAGCAATACATCACAGAAGTACTTTTCAAACAGCAATCCTGCTCTGTTCCGCAGGTGGGCACCTTTACTATTCAGCATATCCCCGCTCACTTTTCCGTGGTGGACCAGGTGTTAACACCTCCCCGCCAGCAAGTGAACTTTGATACCCGCTGGGAAGATGATGGCTCCTGCCTGCACTGGATCTCGCAAAAAGAAAACCTCGTGGATGCCGTAGCTTCCCTCAAGCTGGACAAGTACCTGCAACAATTCAGGGAAAGCCTGCAAACCGGCCAGCCCATCGATCTGCCGGGTGTGGGTTCCCTCCGGCTGGACCCTTTCGGACAGATCCGCTTTACCCCCCAGGAATTACCGGATGCCTGGCAGCCCATTGCGCTGCAGCAGGTATTACGGCCTGAATCTGCCCCCAAGGTATTGCAGGGCACTACAGAAGTGGTGAATCACGAAGTAGTGGAACACATGTCTGCCATACCCGAAGAGTTTGAAAGCCAGGGCCGTTTCAGATGGTGGTGGGTAATAGTGCCCCTGCTCCTGATCGCAGGGGGCATAGCTATCTACCTGCTGAAAGATGAATGGCAGTCTGCTTCAATCGTACCTGCGGAGAAAGATACCACCAGCCAGCAGGCCATTGCACCTGTAACAGATTCCCTGCCCGCTATGCAACCTGAACCGGTAAGTGATTCTATCAATTACTATGTAGTGTTCCAGACCTTCAGGACCCAGGGCGAAGCACAGAAAATGTATGAAAAACGGATCAGGTGGGAACAAAATGAAGTGGTTATGTTCACTGCCAAAGATTCCGCTACATATAACCTGGCTGTACCTTTCCGGACCTTACCGGCAGATACTACCATGGCAAAAGATTCCGTGGAGCACCGGTTCAAAGTACCGAAAAGTGCCATCCGCATAGAAGAATAA
- a CDS encoding TonB-dependent receptor yields the protein MNLTIQHTTKFFLALGAGLLIQQAATAQKKDTLKQETIDIISKYQPKLRDAAKLNLTASLPSVDTTRPKLGYQVPALNLYFMYQPVPIRPLALGKDTSSLQLQNNYIKLGYGNFQTPLVQAGFGTGRADKYNLGLYFNYTSSQGDIENQDYTNINVLGSGTYFSPLFEFNASLGYNRNQVHYYGYDHSLYTFSKGDVKQGFNEVIAKVGAKNRPQNDWAFQFQPQAEFIVFGDSYKRMENTFVLKAPVRKQLFEDIWFRAEGLLDLSNFKEDNNEQINNNVAAVHPAVEVTKPGFMLHAGVNPTWTNDKFYLLPDIVNESHLIRKKLILSSGWISYIDKNNFRNLANKNPFIEKYPVGIRNTRVEEKYTGIKGTLGSHLTYNTKFAAVTWYDLPLFVNDSIDGKKFYMRNEEELRAFQAHVEVGYQQEEKFQVRLALDWFNFTKQKTELKPWHVQPFQANLYAQYTIAKKLHLNANLFTLNGSYYVLPTGYFAKTKSVQDLNAGATFDIGKNFNIWLNANNLFNSKYQRWYGYQSYGLNVLGGITIKF from the coding sequence ATGAATCTTACCATTCAACATACAACGAAATTCTTCCTGGCACTTGGCGCAGGTTTACTCATACAACAGGCTGCCACGGCTCAGAAGAAAGACACACTCAAACAGGAAACGATCGACATCATTTCCAAATACCAGCCTAAACTGCGGGATGCGGCCAAGCTGAACCTTACCGCCTCCTTACCTTCCGTGGATACCACACGGCCCAAGCTGGGCTACCAGGTGCCTGCGCTGAACCTCTACTTTATGTATCAGCCCGTGCCCATCCGCCCACTGGCTTTAGGAAAGGATACTTCTTCCCTGCAACTGCAGAATAACTATATAAAACTGGGCTACGGGAATTTCCAGACCCCGCTGGTACAGGCAGGTTTTGGTACAGGCAGGGCTGATAAATACAACCTCGGCCTCTACTTTAATTACACCTCCTCACAGGGAGATATCGAAAACCAGGACTACACCAATATCAATGTACTGGGCTCCGGCACCTACTTCTCCCCTCTTTTTGAATTCAATGCCAGCCTTGGTTACAACCGCAACCAGGTGCATTACTACGGGTATGACCACAGCCTTTATACCTTTAGCAAAGGCGATGTAAAACAGGGCTTTAATGAAGTGATTGCCAAAGTAGGCGCTAAGAACCGGCCGCAGAACGACTGGGCATTCCAGTTCCAGCCGCAGGCAGAGTTCATTGTATTCGGCGATTCCTACAAACGCATGGAAAACACCTTTGTACTGAAAGCACCTGTGCGCAAGCAATTGTTTGAAGATATCTGGTTCAGGGCAGAAGGTTTGCTGGACCTCAGCAATTTTAAAGAGGACAATAACGAACAGATCAATAACAACGTAGCGGCCGTTCACCCTGCCGTAGAGGTAACCAAGCCGGGCTTTATGCTCCATGCCGGTGTGAACCCTACATGGACAAACGATAAGTTCTACCTCCTGCCGGACATCGTGAACGAATCACACCTGATCCGTAAAAAACTCATCCTGAGCAGTGGCTGGATCTCTTATATAGACAAGAACAATTTCCGCAACCTGGCCAACAAAAATCCCTTCATCGAAAAATACCCTGTTGGGATCAGGAACACACGTGTGGAAGAAAAGTACACGGGTATCAAAGGAACGCTGGGCAGCCACCTTACTTATAACACCAAGTTTGCCGCTGTTACCTGGTACGACCTGCCACTCTTCGTGAACGACTCCATAGATGGTAAGAAGTTCTACATGCGTAATGAGGAAGAGCTGCGTGCTTTCCAGGCGCATGTTGAAGTAGGTTACCAGCAGGAAGAAAAGTTCCAGGTGCGCCTTGCATTGGATTGGTTCAACTTCACCAAACAGAAGACCGAACTGAAACCCTGGCATGTGCAACCCTTCCAGGCTAACCTGTACGCACAATACACCATCGCCAAAAAGCTGCACCTGAATGCCAACCTGTTCACCCTCAACGGCAGTTATTATGTACTGCCCACCGGGTACTTCGCCAAAACGAAGTCTGTACAGGACCTGAACGCAGGTGCCACCTTCGATATCGGTAAGAATTTCAATATCTGGCTGAACGCCAATAACCTGTTCAATTCCAAGTACCAGCGGTGGTACGGGTATCAATCCTACGGGTTAAACGTACTGGGTGGTATAACGATTAAGTTTTAA